The sequence GACTCCCATCATTATTAAAAAATTTTCTTGGCGTCGGTCAGTTCGCCACCCTTTTCGTGGAACAGAACCAAAGTACCGCCACCCATCTTCCGGAATACGGCAGTCAATCGGGTCACCACATCGGATTCCTCGAAGCCGATCTCATTGGCAGCGGTTTCGCCAATGACCAAACCCACAGCTACCATCTGAGGAGAAACCCTACGCAGGTAGTTCAGCAAGTCTTCGTCGCTATTCAGGATATCTGTTGCGGTAGGCTTTTCCAGTTCAGCGGGATCACGCATGCTCACCAGCAGCGGATACATTTCGTCAGAAACCATCTGCTTGGCGTTCAAGTACAGCGTATTGCCAACAAAAAGGCTAATGGAATCGTTCAGGACCTGACGGACTTCGACAACCACGTCACTCTGGACAGCCATTTCCTGAATTTCCAACTTAGAAGGTCCGCAAGCCACAAGGGCCATAGACAGGGCGGACAGCAAAACAATCGCAAACTTCTTCATGATTCCTCCTATAGAGTTTGCGAGAATATAAGAAAATTATAATAAGCCTCAAAGACCTATTCAAAAAACATCCCCCTCACATCCTTTTATTTTTCGAGGATATGCAAAGCCCTTTCAATCAATTCCGGCTTAAGATCGAACACCCGGCTCAAAGTTTCCACGCGATCGGGCACCTCAATCCGTTCCATACGGGAGCCATTGGCATCTCGGGTTACCAGATTTCCCTTCTGGTAATAGTACTGCACGCCCCGTTCGCGGTCTAGGCGGTTCAGCACCGGATAAGTCATCATTTCCCTATAAAAACTTTCGTTCCAGTGCTGCTTAAATTCCTCTACAGAAACGCCCTCCACCGGATAGTCAAAACGCAATTTCATGGGAGCGCCCGCACCCCCAGTCCAAAGGGACATGGCGTCGGCAGAAGGACGGTCCAGACGGACGCAGTTAGGAACCAGCGGAAAGAACGCAGTTCCCGTTCCAAAGGGAGGCGGCTGGGGAATCGGCAGCGGATCAAAAATCAAGTACCCCGGATCAAAAAGATATTCCGTTGCAGGAGCCAATGGAGACGACGTATTGTCGGGCAGAATCAACGCGCAATGGATATTCCGTTCCTTACGTTTATGGCCCATGACCAGGCGAGGCTTAAAACCCATATCCACAAAAACCTGATACAGGTGCCAAGTCATGCTAAAGCAGGTGCCGCCACCCATCCAGGCGTCCACATCGTTCTGAAAACTATCGTCCAGCTTCTGGGCGGCAGACGAACTTCCCGTCTGTTCAAGACGGATAATCTTCGTCAGGTTCTCGTAAGTCACCTTTGATAGTTTATCGCAAATTTCGCGAATCTTTTTCCACTGTTCAGAAGTCATTTTTTACGGACAGTTAATTTTCGATTTATGGGGTAAAGTTAGAAGTGTACCGCAAACTTTATAAAAACAATAAAAGGCCGTCTACACCAAGAACCGTAACACAAGCCACCACGGCAACGCCAACAAGACCCGCGCCAAACAAGGAAGCCACCACGGCAGCCACAAGAGCGCAGGCGCCAGAAAGTTTGCTATCGGTTGAATAGAATATGGCAGGGACAGTCATGGCCGCAAGAACCGTGTAAGGCACATAAGCCAAAAAGGAACGCCAGAACGGGCTCTTCAATTTTGACTTCAGCAGCACAAAGGGAACGGCGCGCAAAAGGTACGTCACCACAGCCATCACCGCCAGATACATAAAGTATAGCTTCAAGTTCATGTTTCAGCCTCCTCATCCTTGACAGGAAAAAGAGCCGCGCAAATCAGGGAAGCGATCAAGGCGCAGATGATAATGGCAAAGCCCACGGTAACACCGCTTAGGGCCGGCACAAACTTAAAGGCGAGACTACAGCCTATCGCGATAGCCACAGCAAGCATCGTCGGCTTATGTGCCTTCATCTGGGGAACCACGATGGCAATGAACATACCATACAGTGCAACCCCCAGGGCATTAGTCACAATAGCCGGTAAAATTTCGCCACATATGGCACCAGACAAAGTTCCCAGGGACCAACCTATATAAGGCAAGGTGGCCAGGCCCAAAAAGTAAATCGGGGTGACCGGTTCCTTCTGTACCATGGAAACGGCATAAATTTCGTCGGTAATACCCATGGCCAGGAACAATCGCTTTCCAGTACCGAAACTAGGCGCCACCTTCTGGGAAAGGGAAATGGCCATCAGGCTGTAACGCAGATTGATAA is a genomic window of Fibrobacter sp. UWH6 containing:
- a CDS encoding AzlD domain-containing protein is translated as MNLKLYFMYLAVMAVVTYLLRAVPFVLLKSKLKSPFWRSFLAYVPYTVLAAMTVPAIFYSTDSKLSGACALVAAVVASLFGAGLVGVAVVACVTVLGVDGLLLFL
- a CDS encoding AzlC family ABC transporter permease, which gives rise to MKFTKGVKDGLPIGIGYFAVSFSFGIAGSKLLTWPLVTLISMTNLTSAGQFAGLQIMADAAGTFIEMAIATFFINLRYSLMAISLSQKVAPSFGTGKRLFLAMGITDEIYAVSMVQKEPVTPIYFLGLATLPYIGWSLGTLSGAICGEILPAIVTNALGVALYGMFIAIVVPQMKAHKPTMLAVAIAIGCSLAFKFVPALSGVTVGFAIIICALIASLICAALFPVKDEEAET